A part of Miscanthus floridulus cultivar M001 chromosome 6, ASM1932011v1, whole genome shotgun sequence genomic DNA contains:
- the LOC136456736 gene encoding NAC domain-containing protein 68-like, whose amino-acid sequence MAMVAAEGSGRRDAEAELNLPPGFRFHPTDEELVVYYLCRKVARQQLPVPIIAEVDLYKFDPWDLPEKALFGRKEWYFFTPRDRKYPNGSRPNRAAGRGYWKATGADKPIAPKGSGRVAGVKKALVFYSGKAPRGVKTDWIMHEYRLADADRAPGKKGSQKLDEWVLCRLYNKKNNWEKVKVEKPESEAAAHQHRQSAAEDSMSDSFQTHDSDIDNASGMQQSCFGDMVQGQAMTMRNNGIGTVTVKEDNDWFTDLNLDDLQASYNMAHMVNPINPVQTVNLVAGQGHGYLQSMSSPSMKMWQTILPPF is encoded by the exons atggcAATGGTGGCGGCGGAGGGGAGCGGGCGCAGGGACGCCGAGGCGGAGCTCAACCTGCCGCCGGGGTTCCGGTTCCACCCCACCGACGAGGAGCTCGTGGTGTACTACCTCTGCAGGAAGGTGGCGCGGCAGCAGCTGCCCGTGCCTATCATCGCCGAGGTCGATCTTTACAAGTTCGATCCGTGGGATCTGCCCG AGAAGGCGCTGTTCGGCCGCAAGGAGTGGTACTTCTTCACGCCGCGGGACCGCAAGTACCCGAACGGCTCGCGCCCCAACCGCGCCGCCGGGAGGGGGTACTGGAAGGCGACGGGGGCCGACAAGCCGATCGCGCCCAAGGGCAGCGGCAGGGTGGCGGGGGTCAAGAAGGCGCTCGTGTTCTACTCCGGCAAGGCGCCCAGGGGCGTCAAGACAGACTGGATCATGCACGAGTACCGCCTCGCCGACGCGGACCGAGCACCGGGCAAGAAGGGCTCGCAGaag CTGGACGAGTGGGTGCTGTGCCGGCtgtacaacaagaagaacaactgGGAGAAGGTGAAGGTGGAGAAGCCGGAGTCGGAGGCGGCGGCGCACCAGCACCGGCAGAGCGCGGCGGAGGATTCCATGTCCGACAGCTTCCAGACGCACGACTCGGACATCGACAACGCCTCCGGCATGCAGCAGAGCTGCTTCGGTGACATGGTGCAGGGGCAGGCCATGACCATGAGGAACAACGGCATTGGCACCGTGAcggtgaaggaggacaacgatTGGTTCACCGACCTGAATCTGGATGACCTGCAGGCGTCCTACAACATGGCCCATATGGTGAATCCGATCAACCCGGTCCAGACGGTGAACCTGGTGGCTGGGCAAGGCCATGGCTACTTGCAGTCCATGAGCTCGCCGTCGATGAAGATGTGGCAGACAATCCTGCCACCGTTCTGA